The genomic interval GGGAATCCGGCGGACAGCCCCAAATACGACTACAAGCTCGACTGGATGGCACGGCTGAAGGCGCACGCCGAACAACTGCTGAGCTACGAGGAGCCGCTGGTGCTGGCGGGCGACTACAACGTCATCCCCGCCGAGGAAGATGTGCACGACCCCGACGCCTGGCGCGACGACGCGTTATTTCTCCCCGAAACGCGAGGCGCCTTCCGCGCGATCCTCAATCTCGGCTTCACCGACGCCTGGCGCGCCAGCAGCGACGAGCCGCACCGCTACACGTTCTGGGATTATCAGGGGGGCGCCTGGCAGAAGAACCACGGCATCCGCATCGACCACCTGCTGCTGTCCCCTCAGGCGGCCGACCGGCTTATGGCCTGCAACATCGACAAGGCCCCGCGTAGCTGGCAGAAGCCCTCGGATCACGTGCCCATCTGGGCCGAACTCGCGTTCTGATCGCCTCGACGCGGCTGCGGCTGCCCGTCCGAATTGTTGAATATTTTAGTCAGGAATTCATTGTCACAAGCCCTTGGCGGCGATAACATCGCGCCAGCGGTCGATGGATCATGCCTGCGCGGCAGGCGATTTGGGCGCCCACCCTGAGGCCGCATTGCTTCAAATCCGCAATTATTTCGAAACGGGAGGACTTCACTCAATGAGAAGACTCTTCATGAGTGTTGCCATCGCGCTGGCCATGGCCGTGCCCGCGAAGGCGCAAGATCTGTCAATCGCCACTGGCGGCACCGGCGGGACGTATTATCCCTATGGCGGCGGCCTGGCCGAACTGATCGGCCGGCATGTCGAGGGCGCATCCGCCACGGCTGAAGTGACCGGAGCGTCGGTCGAAAACATGGCGCTGATCTCGAGGCAGGACGCCGACCTGGCGATCGCGCTCGCCGATACGGTGCTGGCTGGCTACGAGGGCACTGGCGCCTTTGAGGGACGCGCCGTGGATGCGCGCGCGCTGGCCTCGATTTATCCGAACGCGATCCAGATCGTGACCCTTGAAGGTAGTGGCATCGAAAGCCTGAGCGATCTCAAGGGCAAGCGGGTCTCCGTTGGCGCGCCGGGATCGGGCACCGAGGTCAATGCCCGCCGCATCCTGGAAGCCAATGGCATTACCTACGATGACATCGAGGAGCAGCGCCTGAACTTCAACGAAACCGCCGATGCGCTGCGCAACGGCGATATCGACGCCGGCTTCTGGAGCGTCGGCCCGCCGACCAGCTCGATAATGAACCTCGCCGCCACGCGCGACATCGCGCTGGTGCCGCTCAGCGAGCAAGAAGTCGCTGCAGCGCAAGAGGCGGAGCCGGTCTTCTCGGCCTACACGCTGCGCGAAGGCATTTACGAGGGCATCGAGCAGCCGGTCCCGACAATCGCCGTGCCGAACGTCCTGGTGGTCAATGCTGCGATGGACGAAGACCTCGCCTATCAGATCACCAAGAACATGTTCGAGAATGTCGACGAACTGATCGCGGTGCATCCGGCGGCGAACGACACCACGGTGGAGTTCGCGCTCAACTCCACGCCGATTCCGATGCACCCTGGCGCGCTGCGCTACTACGAGGAAATCGGCGCCGACATCCCGGATGATCTTCGCCCGTAAGCGTAAGAACGGCATGGGGCGGCTGCTTGCGGCCGCCCTTTTTCTCCCTGAGCCGGGCGCAACGGCCGCCCACGGCGAAACGGTGCTTCGGGTCGAGCGTGCTGATGGCGCCGCGTTGGTGGAAGTCTCGGCCCCTGCTGGCGCCAAATGGTGCCTTTGGTGGCGTCATTCCGTCACCGGCGGCAAGGTCGCGGACTGTTTCACCAACGATGCCGGGCGAATGATCCTTGCGCGGTCTTTCCTGCACGACTTCGCCGCTGGTCTTGGCACGGTCGCAGGCCGTGGCGGGCGTCTCGTTTCCGCACCGGGGGGCGGCTACTGGATCGAAGGGATAGATGAGCCAATTCCGGGCAACGCGTTGGTGCTGCGCGTCGGCGCGGAGCGGGTCGGCCACCGTCTGGAAATCGGCGGCCAGACACACCGCTTGTCGTCGATCGCGGCCGGCGAGCGCGTCACCATCAGGCTTCGGAACCTTCGCTAAGAAAATGCGCGCGCAAGCGAAAGCCACCGACAGATGGCACCTCGCCAAAAGGAGCCTTGACCCGGCGCAGCCCAAGCTGTTCAAGCTCTAACCCTGCATCTGACGCTGTCTCCGCCGAAGGAGCCTGCCTTGGACAACACCGCGACATCGGCGCCCCCGGCTGAGATCCGCTTTCCCGGCAGCGATCAGCCGCGTGTGGTAATGCTGCTCATCGTCGCCGTCGGAATCGCGCTTTCGCTCTTCCAGCTTTACGCGGCGGGCGTCGAGCCGCTTGGCCTGTTCTATCAGCGTCCGATCCATCTCGGTTTCATCCTTGTCCTCGTCTTTCTCCTGTATCCGATCTGGGGCCATCAGCGCGGGCGCGGCGTCATTGGCTGGATCATCGACGCGGCGCTGGTTGTGGCGGGCGCGCTCAGCGGCGGCTACATCTCGTGGAATATCGACGCGATCGTGATGCGTGCCGGTTTCTGGACAGAAACCGACATCCTGATGGGGATCATCGCCACCATCACGGTGCTGGAAGCCAGCCGCCGCGCCATCGGCCTCGTCATGACGCTGATCGGTATCGCCGCGATCATCTACGCGCTGGCTGGCTCGCGCGGCGCGCTCCCCGGGCTGGGGGAGTGGCTGCCCGGCATCCTGGAGCATCGCGGCAACTCGGTCGACCGGCTCGTCGGCCAACTCTATCTGGGGCAGGAAGGCATCTTCGGTCTGCCGCTCGGAGTCGCCGCGACCTACATCTTCATGTTCGTGCTTTTCGGCGCGTTTCTGGAGGTCACGGGCGGCGGGCGGTTCTTCATCGATCTTGCCTATGCCGCGGTCGGGCGCCGGCCGGGCGGCCCGGCCAAGGCGGCGGTGCTGGCATCCGCCGGCATGGGGTCGATTTCCGGCTCGGCGATCGCCAACGTGGTCACCACGGGCGCGTTCACAATCCCTCTGATGAAACGGCTCGGCTACCGGCCCGCGCAGGCCGGTGGCATCGAGGCGGCGTCCTCCACAGGCGGCCAGATCACGCCGCCGCTAATGGGCGCGGGCGCGTTCCTGATCTCGGAATATACCCGCATCCCGTATATCGACATCGTTGTCATGTCGATCTTCCCGGCCGTCCTGTATCTCGGCACCGTGTACCTGTTCGTGCACATTGTCGCGATGAAGGCGGGCATGAAAGGCATTTCGCGCGATGAACTTCCCCAGGTGGCCAAGGTGCTGGCCAGCGGCTGGCAATATCTCATCCCGCTGGGTGTCCTGATCTGGCTGCTCGTCAACGATTTGTCGCCGATGCGGGTGGGCTTCTGGGCGATCGTGTCGGTGATCGGCGTCTCCGCGCTACGGGCGGCCATCGATATCTTCATCCTGGAGCCGCGGGCGGGCACGCCCGTCACAATGGCCCGCATTTCCGGCGCGCTGGCGAATGGCGGGAAGATGATGCTAGCGGCCTTGGTACTGGGGGCAAGGAATGCGGTCAGCGTGTCGGTCGCCTGCGCGGTGGCGGGGATCATTGTCGGCGTGGTCGGCCTTACCGGGCTTGGCCTGAAATTTTCCTCGATGATGGTTGCCTTCTCGGGGGGCTATCTCGTCGCCGCGCTGGCGCTCGTGCTGGTTGCGAGCCTGGTGCTGGGGATGGGGCTGCCGGTAACGGCCGCCTATATCGTGCTGATCGTGCTCGTCGGTCCGGCGCTGACGGAAGAGTTCGGCATTCCGCTCATCATCGCGCACCTGGTGGTGTTCTGGTATTCGCAGGACAGCAACGTGACGCCGCCAATCGCCCTTGCGGGTTTCGCCGGCGCGGCGATCGCGGGAGCGAAGCCCATGGAGACGAGCGTTCAGGCCTGGAAGTTCGCCAAGGGGCTGTATCTGATCCCGGTCTTCATGGTCTATAATCCGGAGATTATTCTGGGCGGTCCGATCCCCGTCGTTCTCTGGACGGGGGCAATCGCGATCCTCGCGCTTGTGGCGTTCGCTGCTGCGATCGAGGGTTGGCTGTTTGCACCCATGGACCCTGTTTCACGGATGCTGGTGGTCCCGGCCACCATCGCCGTTTTCCATCCCGTTTACGCCGTCGAAGCGGCCGGAGCGGCGGTGCTGCTGGCGGTCCTGGCTATGAACTGGGTGAAGGGGCGCGGCGCGGCTGGCGCCAAGGCCGAACAGCCTGCTCCGGTCGAAAAGCAGACGCGCTAGAGCTTTTCGATCAATAAGCGTGACGTCATGCCGGAGCTTGCCTGTCCCCGGACAGCGATCCGGGGCACACGGGCGTCCATAGCCGGATCCATCGACATTATAAGCTGGATTCCCGGATTAAGTCCGGTGAAGACGATTTTCGAGCTGTCTCATCCTGATTGAAAAGCGCTTAGACGTCGAGGTTGGCGACTTCGAGCGCGTTCTGCTGGATGAACTCGCGCCGGCTCTCCACGACATCGCCCATCAGCGCGGAGAAGGTTTCGTCCGCTTCGTCCAGCTCCTGCACGGTCACCTGCAGCAACGTGCGTGTCTCCGGGTCGAGCGTGGTCTCCCACAGTTGGTCCGGGTTCATCTCGCCCAGCCCCTTGTAGCGCTGGACAGAGATGCCCTTTCGGCCCATGGCGTAAATTTCTTCCAGCAGACCGCGGGGGCCGTAGATCGGCGTCTCGGTGTCCTTGCGCTTCAGCGTCGCCGGCTGACCGTAAATCTCGGCCAGATGCTCTTTCATCCCGTCCAGCTTGCGCGCATCGGATGAAGCCAGCAGCGCCTTGTCGATCACGTGCGCCTCGCGCACGCTGCGCACCTCGCGCGTGACCATCAGCCCGTCATCCGTTACGGACCCTTCCCAGCCACGCTCGGTCTCTTCCGACCAGCGGTCGAGCCGCGCGGCGATGTCGGTGGCGACCTTTTCTGCCTCCGCAGGGTCGCTCAGCAGATCGGCGTTGAGGGCGCCGGCAATAGCGGCCTGCTCGACGACGAAGCGTGCATAGCGGCTGTGAATGCCGTCAATCACGCCCGCGGCGGCGCGGGCTTTCTCGCAGACGTCGCGCAGATCGTTGCCCGCCAGCTTTTCGCCGGTGCCGAGTTCCAGCACTGCGTCCTCGATGCCCGTGCCGATGAGGTAGTCCTCGAACGCGCGCTCGTCCTTGAGATACTGTTCCGAGGAGCCGCGCTTGACCTTGTAGAGCGGCGGCTGCGCGATATAGAGGTTGCCGCGCTCGATCAGGTCGGGCATCTGCCTGTAGAAGAAGGTGAGCAGAAGGGTGCGGATATGGGCGCCGTCGACGTCGGCGTCCGTCATGATGATGACCTTGTGATACCGCAGCTTCTCGATATCGAAGTCGTCGCGGCCGATGCCTGTGCCGAGCGCGGTGATCAGCGTGCCGATTTCCTGGCTGGACAGCATCTTGTCGAAGCGCGCGCGCTCCACGTTGAGGATCTTGCCGCGCAGCGGCAGGACGGCCTGAGTGGCGCGGTCGCGCGCCTGCTTCGCCGAGCCGCCGGCGCTGTCGCCCTCGACCAGGAACAACTCGGCCTTGGCCGGATCGCGCTCCTGACAGTCGGCCAGCTTGCCGGGCAGGTTTGCCACGTCCAGCGCGCCCTTGCGCCGCGTCAGTTCCCGGGCCTTGCGCGCGGCCTCGCGGGCGACCGCGGCTTCTGCGATCTTGTGCATGACCGCCTTGGCCTCGCCCGGATGCTCCTCGAACCAGGCGGCGAGCGCATCGCCGACGATGCTCTCCACGACTGCGCGGACCTCGGAGGAGACCAGCTTCTCCTTGGTCTGGCTGGAGAATTTCGGGTCCGGCACCTTCACCGACAGCACGCAGGTCAGCCCCTCGCGTGCGTCATCGCCGGTGATCGTCACCTTTTCCTTCTTGGCGATGCCGGAGGTGTGCGCATAAGCGTTGACGGTTCGGGTCAGCGCGCCGCGGAAGCCGGCCAGATGCGTGCCGCCGTCGCGCTGCGGGATGTTGTTGGTAAAGCAGAGCACGTTCTCGTGGTAGCTGTCGTTCCACCACAGCGCGGCTTCCACGATGATGCGCGGCTCGTTCGGGTCGGTGTCCGCGGTCACGGGAGCGCCCGAGAGCAGCCGCTCGCCCTTGATGAGCAGCGGTTCGGCCAGCAGCGCGTGGCGCGAGCGGTCCAGATAGGCGACGAATTCCTTCACGCCGCCCTCGTACTCCATGATCTCTTCACGCGTCTCCACGCCGCGTTCGTCGCGCAGCACGATGCGTACGCCGGAGTTCAGGAAGGCCAATTCGCGCAGACGGTGTTCCAGCGTCGACTGATTGAACTCGACCCCGGTAAAGACCTCTTCCGACGGCTTGAAGGTGATGCGCGTGCCGGTGCGTCCCTCGGCGTCGCCCACCGGCTCCAGTGGCGCCAGCGCAACGCCGTCCTCGAAGCGTACGAAATGCTCCTTGCCGTCGCGCCAGACCGTCAGGTCCAGCCGCGAGGACAGTGCGTTCACCACGGATACGCCGACGCCGTGCAGCCCGCCGGACACCTTGTAGGAGCTCTGATCGAATTTGCCGCCGGCGTGGAGCTGGGTCATGATGACCTCGGCGCCGGACACGCCTTCTTCCTCGTGAATGTCGACCGGAATGCCGCGTCCGTTGTCCTCCACGGTGACGGAATTGTCCGGGTTCAGCGTCACGCTGACCTGGTCGCAGTAGCCCGCCAGAGCCTCGTCGATCGCGTTGTCGACGACCTCGTACACCATGTGATGCAGGCCCGAGCCGTCATCGGTGTCGCCGATATACATGCCCGGGCGTTTGCGCACGGCATCAAGCCCGCGCAGAATCTTGATATCGCGGGAATCGTAATGTGGTTCGATGCCGGTTTCAGTGGCCACGGTTCGTTTTCGTCCTTTGTTGCGTGTGCGTTCGTGCGGTCTGGCGGGCCTGCCGACAGCAGAGAAGTCTAGCACATCCCCGGCTGCTCCGGTGTGATGAGGCCCTGATCGACCACAAAAAAGTTTGCCCGGCCGTCCAGCGGCGCAAAGACCTCACGGTCCGTGCCGGTCATCCAGGCCTGCGCCGAGAGCGCCTCGATCTCGGCAAACATTGCCGACCTGCGTTCGCCATCCAGATGCGCGGCGATCTCGTCCAGCAGGATGAGTGGCGCCGCACCGGAGAGCGCGCGCACAAGTTCGGCATGCGCCAGTACCAGCCCGACCAGAAGCGCCTTTTGCTCTCCTGTCGAGCAGATGCGGGCGGGAAGCCCCTTCGGCGCATGCGTCACGATCAGGTCGCTGCGATGCGGGCCAAGCGTCGTGCGCTTTGCCGCGCGGTCGCGATCGCGGGTAGCGGCCAGCTCGCGCGCGTAGGCGTCCTCCACGTCGACCGCCGCTTGCGTTTCCAGCGCGTTTTCGAGTCGGCCGTCAAGCTCGAGCTTGGCCGCGGGGAAGGCCGCGTTCGCCCAGTCCGGCCATTTCCGCGCGATCACGGCGGAAAGCTGGGCCAGGGCATCGCGCCGCGCCGCAGCAATCGCAACGCCCGCCTCTGCCATCTGCAGTTCCAGCCCGTCAAGCAGGCTCGCTTCGCCGCCCATTTCCAGCAGGCGGTTGCGCTGGCGCATGGCGCGCTCGAACTGGGCCGTCAGGCGCCGGTGGTGCGGGTCGAGACTGATGATGACCCGCTCCAGGAAGCGCCGCCGCTCCGACGCTGCGCCGGTGAACAGGCTGTAGAGCGCCGGCGTCAGCCACACCATGCGGACATACTCCGCAAGCGTGCCGGGCTGAGCTGGCGCGCCGTCGATGCGCACAGCGCGCGCTGCCCGGCTTTCTTCCGGCGTCGGGCGGATCCCGGTGCCGATCGTCGTCTCCGCGTCGCCGATGTGGAGCCGGCCGCTGACCGTCCAGCCGGTATCCGGGGTGCCGTAGCGGCAAAGTTCCGAGAAGGGCGCGCTGCGCAGGCCTCGGCCATGTGACAGCAGCGAAACGGCTTCAAGGATGTTGGTCTTGCCCGCCCCGTTCTGGCCGGTGAGTACGACGGGTTCCGGCCCTAGGTTCAGCTTTGCTGAGGCATAGTTGCGGAAAGCCGTAACGCTCAGCCGCGACAGCCAGGCGCGCGGCGTCTCCGAGGCCTCATGGCCGTGCGGTTGCGCGTCCAAGGCGCCGGACATGCGGCCTGGCGTTGTCAACTCGGCAATCTCCTGCTGCTGCGCGCCGGCCGACGGGTCGCGGATCGCCCTACTCAGACCCGCATCGGCATCAGGACGTACAGCGCGGCGTCGTCACCGGCGTCCTTCACCAAGGTTGGCGCGCTCGCGTCGGCCAGACGGAAAACGGCATTGTCGCTTTCGATCTGCGCGCAGATATCCATTAAATAGCGAGCGTTGAAGCCGATTTCCAGTGGGTCGCCCTGGTACTCGACGGGTATCTCCTCCTCGGCCGAGCCGGCGTCCGGGTTGTTGACCGATAGGACCACCTTGTTGTCCGCGATGTTCAGTTTCACCGCCCGGCCCTTCTCGCTGGAAAGGGTCGAGACGCGGTCAGTCGCGGCGGCGAAGGCGTTGCGGTCGACGGTCATCACCTTGTCGTTGCCCATTGGAATGACGCGACCGTAGTCGGGAAAGGTGCCGTCGATCAGCTTGGACGTCAGGACAACGCTCTCCGGCCCGGTCGCCTCTTCTTCCTCGCCCGCGTCGAAGACAAAGCGTATTTTCGCCCCCGACAGCTCGACTTGGACCGGCGCGCCGCGGTCCCCAAGCAGCTTGAACACCTCCGCCACCGTCTTGCGTGGAATAATGACGCCGGGCATCCCCTTCGCGCCGTCGGGCAGCGGATGTTCTGTCTTGGCGAGCCGGTGGCCGTCCGTGGCGACAGCACAGAGCTTCTCGCCCGCGTCAGTCGTGACGGTATGAAAATATATGCCGTTCAGGTAGTAGCGCGTCTCCTCCGTCGAGATGGCGAAGCGGGTACGCTCGATCATCTTCCGCAGCGCGTTCGCAGGCAGCGAAAAGCTGTGCGTAAACTCGTCGGAAGCGATGTCGGGGAAATCCGTTCCGGGAAGGCAGGCGAGCTGAAACCGCGCCGGACCGGCTGAAAGGTTCACATGCCCCCCGCGCTCGTCCATCGCCAGCGTAACCTGCGTGCCATCGGGCAATTTCCGGACGATATCATGCAGCATGTGGGCGGAGACAGTCGTCTCGCCTGGCGCGTCAGTGCTTGCGGGGATGGTTTCGCTGACCTCGATATCGAGATCCGTTGCTTTTAGCCGCAGCACGCCCTCGCGCGCGGCAACGTAGACGTTGGACAGGATCGGGATGGTTACGCGCCGCTCGACGACGCTGGTCACATGCTGAAGGGCCTTGAGAAGCGCGGCCCGTTCGATCGCCAGTCGCATGGTCGGTTCCCCTGGAACTCACTCTCCAGAACCCGGCGCATGCTGCACCGGGTCTACCCCGCCGGTGCACGCATACAGTGCGCCCGCGGACCGGCACCAGCGCGGGGCGCGAACTTTCGCGCTTGCTGACGGGTTTGACAAGAGGTTTTCGCCGATTGTCCCAAGCCGGGATGCGCTCGGCGGGCGGGCAACGGCGCCGCTGCCCGTTGCAATGGGCAGCGGCGCTGCCGTCATCAGTCGCGCAGGAGCCGCTTGAGGATTTCGACATCCTCGCGCAGCGCGGTGTCCGTTTCGATCAACTCGTCCACTTTACGGATGGCGTGGAGCACGGTGGTGTGGTCACGTCCGCCGAAGCGGCGGCCGATCTCCGGCAGGGACCGGGAGGTCAGCGACTTGGCAAGGTACATGCCGATCTGGCGCGGACGGACGATCGACCGATTGCGCCGTGAGGACAGCAGATCGGAGCGGTTCACGCCGAAATGCTTCGTGACGACACGCAGAATGTCGTCGATCTTGATGCGCTTCGGCTCCTTGCCCCGCACTAGATCGGCGATGATGTGCTCCGCCGTCTCCAGCGTGACCGGCTGGGCCGTCAGCTTATACGCGGCATGGATGCGCGTGATGGCCCCTTCCAGCTCGCGGCCGCCTTCCGTCAACTCCGAGGCCAGGAAGTCGATGACCGCGTCGGGAATCTGGAAGCCCGGATCTTCGGCGGCCTTGTCCTGCACCCGGCGTTTCAGGATCTGGTGGCGCAGGTCATAGTCCATCGCGCCAAGCTCTGCGACCAGTCCGCCGGCCAGACGCGAGCGCATGCGGGCATCAAAGCCCTCGAGCTGCATCGGCACGCAGTCCGCAGCGACGACGACCTGCTTGCCGCCGTCGATCAGCGAGTTGAGCGTGTGGCAGAACTCCTGCTGGAACGTGCGGCCCTGCAGGAACTCCATGTCGTCGATCAGCAGCACGTCGATGTTGCGTAGCCGGTCCTTGTAGGCCGGCCCGCCACGCGACTGCAGCGCCTCGGCAAAGCTGTACATGAAGCGCTCAGCCGTCAGGTAAAGGAGCTTGGCGTTCGGTTTGCGCTGCTTCACGCCCCAGGCAATGGCATGGAGCAGGTGAGTCTTGCCGAGGCCCACCTTGCCGTGAAGGTAGAGCGGATTGTACCGCGAGGTTTCTTCCCCTGCGCTCTCGACGACCTGCAGCGCAGCCGCGTGTGCGAGCCGGTTCGCGTTGCCAACGAGAAACGACTCGAAGGTGAAGCGCGTGTCGAGCGGCGAGCCCTCGAAGCCTTCGCACCCCGTGCGAGTATCGACCGCGGGCCGCGCCGCCGACGGTTGAGCTGCGGGCGCGGGTTGCCGTTCCGCGGTGCCACCAGCGGGCTGCTGCTTCATGCGGACGGCGTCGTGGGGCTGTCGCACCCGGAACTCCAGCCGCTCGACATTGTCGAATTCGGCGCTGCAGCACTTGAGAAGGTGCTCCGAGTAGTGTGAGCGCAGCCACTTGCTGAGAAACTTGGTCGGCACCGAGACCTGAAGACAGCCATCCTCAAGCGATTCCAGCTCGACCCGGCCGAACCAGCTTGTGAACACATCCTCGCCCAGTTCGGCTCGCAGGCGCTTCTGAATGCGCTGCCATTTCTGCGCCATCAAGGCGGACTGATGCCGGCCAGCGGCAGGCGCCGCGCCGACTCCTGCTTCTGTTGCTAGTTCCACGATGAACCCCCGCTGTTCACGCCGCTGTCCAGTCAAGACGCGGCACTATTATCCGGTTGCCGTCTCGACCCTTGAGACGGTGTTTTTCCGCGCTGTAACGCTGACGGTCTTGATTGCCGTTTTTTGGCGCCTACGCGGCCTTAGCCGTGAGACCGGCATGCGCCGGTGCTTCGCCGTTCTCATCCTCTTTCGCCGCCAGGGTCCCGGCCTTGGGCGCCGAGGCGTCCAGAATCGCCGCAAGGTTCTGCTGTCCGAGCGGCCCAATATCCCGCTCGCCGCTCAGGGCCTGTAGCCGTTGTCCAGCCGTGGCGAAGTCAGTTTCCGGTGCGTCGGAGCTTGCCGCCCCATCCCGCGTAAAGAAGCGGGCACAGATACGCTCGGCCAGCGTTTCGCGGGCATGGCGTGTGGTGACGTCCCGCCAGTTCATCGGCCGCGCCTGCGGGTCGTTGCGAGTGGAACTCCTGGATGGATGGCGGCGCATATCAGGGCGCTCATCGGAAGAAGCGGACGTATCGCGAGGTGTGCGTTCAAAAATGCTGCCGAGTATCCGCGACCGTCTGGCCCGAGTCTGGCCTTGCGCGTTTGTCATGTCGTCCTCCTGTTACGATGCCTGTCTGCCACCTGTGGGAACGTCAACCGCCTCGCTCGCAGTGGGCGAACGAAGCCGGGTTGAGGGCTCTCAGGTGCGGCAGGCCGCAAATATTCCAGACTGTTCAAGACACACCCCTGCCGTTGCCGACAAAACACCTTCCGCCGGCCGGGAGTGGCGATACGCAATACTCGTTATGGATACACTCTCAGGAGGGGTCAGCCCCCGTTCGGAAGCCTCTTGTCTAAACAAAAATGGCTCAATTTGCAACCTTTCCGCGTTGTCGCGCGGCCGGCGCCGGGGCGTTTTGT from Dichotomicrobium thermohalophilum carries:
- the dnaA gene encoding chromosomal replication initiator protein DnaA produces the protein MAQKWQRIQKRLRAELGEDVFTSWFGRVELESLEDGCLQVSVPTKFLSKWLRSHYSEHLLKCCSAEFDNVERLEFRVRQPHDAVRMKQQPAGGTAERQPAPAAQPSAARPAVDTRTGCEGFEGSPLDTRFTFESFLVGNANRLAHAAALQVVESAGEETSRYNPLYLHGKVGLGKTHLLHAIAWGVKQRKPNAKLLYLTAERFMYSFAEALQSRGGPAYKDRLRNIDVLLIDDMEFLQGRTFQQEFCHTLNSLIDGGKQVVVAADCVPMQLEGFDARMRSRLAGGLVAELGAMDYDLRHQILKRRVQDKAAEDPGFQIPDAVIDFLASELTEGGRELEGAITRIHAAYKLTAQPVTLETAEHIIADLVRGKEPKRIKIDDILRVVTKHFGVNRSDLLSSRRNRSIVRPRQIGMYLAKSLTSRSLPEIGRRFGGRDHTTVLHAIRKVDELIETDTALREDVEILKRLLRD